The Brassica oleracea var. oleracea cultivar TO1000 chromosome C6, BOL, whole genome shotgun sequence genomic interval GTACTCTGCTTCTTCAGAACTGCAGATGTGAATTAGTTATTATATAGAAAGAAAGCATAAGAATACACTATACAACTGAACTCTACAAGACAATTGGCTTTGCTGATTGTGGCACAAAACACGAGTGATTCATGTACTCTAACTAACATCTGTCCGTTAAATATTATGAATACAGAAGACTGTTATATGAAGCTTTCAGTGTCTGACTAACGAACATGTACAGTGTTATATCTAATTATATTTCCCCATGTAACCAGATCTAAAGAGAGACTCACTTGTCAGGGGCTGGAGATGGGTTTCGCTTGAGGTTATTGGCAGGTACTGATGGTGGTGCCATCACTTCTTCCACGGATCTGGTTGATGTCTTCTCTAGAAGTTCTTCTCCAAAATTAGTTGTTTGTGAGCGCAAGGATGGATCCTAACCCAAAAAAATAACTGAGTCAGCTTTGATCTGATTTTTAAAACTAGCTTTTGAACCACTGCATAAACTTAGCATTTGTAAATTGGGAATGAAATGACATGTTACACATTATTATGCACGTAAAGAGTTAACAGAGTAACATGATTTTGCAAGTTTACACAGCTACAGGTCACATCCCCAAAGGTTTGAACTTAGCACGGAGGAGCAATCAGCAAACATTCAAATAATGCACACAACTTCAATCAAATACCTCAAAATCATTCACCTGATGAGTAGAGTTACTTTCAGCTTTTTTGTTAGTTGGACTGTCTGACTTCCCCAACGGACCTGCAGAGTCCTCCAAGCAATCCTCCCCGTCAGGGTTTTGGTTGCTTGTAAATTCCAAATTCACATCTTCGTTCTCCTCCTCGATTACAACTTCCTCAAAATCATTCACATCCTCACCATAAGGCCCGTCATCTATGTCCTTAGAATTGGATTTCTTCCTGCTAAGGAATCTGCCAACAGCGTAAACGATTAGCACTCAAACGTGGTTACTAACTACGAAAGCGATAAGTGGGACAGTAGCCAGGGAAAAATAAAAGTAAAACTCACTGCTTAGAAATCTCCTCTTTTCTTAGTCGAATCTTCTCCAAGACAGAAGAAATGGGCTTACGCACCAGAGGGACGGGTTCAAAGGCAGCATCTCGTGTTTCTATACCAGCACCAATCAAGAGACAATCGTCACAAAAACAGTTCAGTTCTATGATAAAGTAGTGTATTTGATAAGAGTCTTTACCTCGCAAGAGTCTCTGGTTTTCTGCTCGAAGCTGGTCAAGATACTCTCTTCTTTCCTACGAGAAGAGGAAAAAAAAAAACATTAAATCAAGGAGAATGAAACAAATAATCGAATACTAAGAAGCTATAGAGAGCTACCTTCTTGGTCATGTTCATAGAAGCAGGCAGCTCATCAAAATCAACAGTCTTCTTCTTGCTCCTCTTCGCCTCCTTTCCTTGGCTATCACTGGCCTCGAGAACAACTGATCGCTTCTTTCTAACTCCCTTCGATCCCCAAACATTGATTATTTCCTCTTCTGTTTCCATCTCAACGACTTCTTCATCGCCTTTCTCCCCCGATTCCTCAGATTCACTCGATTCCGAAACCCTAGTTTCCTCTCTTGTTTCCAAATCAGAGATCTCCTCTTCAATTTTCTCTCCCAGATCTTCAATCGCGGGATCAATCTCAGGTACGCTCGATTCCGAAACCCTAGTTTTCATTTCAGGGATCTCCTCTTCGCCTCCCTCGCTCATTTCCTCAGATGCGGGATCGATCTCAGGCACACTCGACTCCGAATCTCTTGTTTCCATTTCACAGATCTCTTCTTCGATTTTCTCTCCCGATTCCTCAGATGCGGAATCGATTTCAGAGACCCTAGTTTCCTCTCTCGTTTCCATTTCAGAGATTGCCTCTTCAGATTTCTCGCCCAGATCTTCAATCACGGGACTAAGCTCAGGCACTGAATCGAAGTCGAGAGCCTTCCTCGCGTTAACTCCTTCCTCCACACCCAAACCCTCTAAATCAGATCGCATCTCGTCTTTTTCGATTCCATCCTTCTCCAAATCTTCACCGTCGGCTTCTCTAGAACCAGGACATAGATCGGAGATTGATGTAGCCTTCTTCAATAGCCTAAGCATCCTGTTCGGAACCGGGACACTCGATCCTCCGATTGGAGAAAGCTGCTTGTCGGTGACCATCTCCGATTTGTTAACCTCCGGCTCAAGTGATTGAGAAAATTGTAAACGGTGGCCAATGGATCTGTGTTGGTTCGAAAAGGAGAAGTAGAGATATCAGATCGACGATTTTGCCGCCAAAAGAATTTGATTTTCGCGCCGCTATTTGTCTGTAAAGAAAAGTCTATTCTCCGCGGGCCTTTAAAAAGTATCCTAATGGGCCAAACTTAAATTATTATCCGGCCCATTATAATGATACACTATGCCGGTTTAAGAAAAGCGAAACCCTAGATCACGAGAAACAAAAGGATCTCCGCTATATAAATAACGATAAACCCCAATTCTTACACAACAGGCAGCCCCAGTTCCTTTTTCCTCCACTTAATGCGTTTATTGATTCGTTTGGTTTCTTTGTGTGTTCATGAAACATCGGTGTGTTTATATGTTTATTTTTTTTTGAAGTTTTTTCCCTAGTTTAGTTGATTTAAGTGCATTTGTTTACCCACGTTTCTACCCATGATGAGTAAAATCACAAAGAATGGTAGAGATGTTAAGAACGGGTGCAGAGATTGAGATGGTTATCTTACCAACCCATTGCATAATTTTCTCTTGCTTTGGCGTCAAATGAATCGACCGAAATCTCTCTTTTAATTTAGGGGTATTTTTATTTTGTGGCAGATGATGAATTGATTAATTTATGCTTAAAACACAGAATAATAGTGTTGACAAACAATCTCCGCTTATTATCTGATGCCATGATTCTTTTTAATCGAATTTGAATAGTTTTTTTTTTCTTGTGGTTTGTATTCGGATCATACAGTGATGAGATAAGCAGACGGGCGGTCTGAATTGATGCCATGTAGACATGTCTGCCTTCGCTATAACTATGTAGCTTCTCTGAGTATTGATCTTTTTGTTTGATTTAAGTACAGCTTTATATTGCGATGATGAATTTGCTTCTATTTATGTCTGGACATATGAGATTATTAAATCTTTGATCTGACTGGTGCAAAAAATTCTGAGCTATGTATTTTTCGCTTATATTCCTGTATTCCTGTCGGTAATGCAATCCTAAATCCTAATCAGCTGTAACTAGGGTCGTGTATAAACTGATATTGTAAACGTATTGTTATATCCGGAAAGTCTAGATAGACCATTGACCCGTGAGCTTTTGATTTCTGGTTTGTCCGCTGATTATTTTGCAATTTGATCGGAGAAGATTGTCCAATGGATATGATCATTATAACTGTTTAGATAAACTACCATCGTTTTACTATCGTCTTTTACTTTTCGTCTCATGTATTTTAGGCAAAGGACCCCTTT includes:
- the LOC106296730 gene encoding DNA ligase 1 isoform X2; its protein translation is MVTDKQLSPIGGSSVPVPNRMLRLLKKATSISDLCPGSREADGEDLEKDGIEKDEMRSDLEGLGVEEGVNARKALDFDSVPELSPVIEDLGEKSEEAISEMETREETRVSEIDSASEESGEKIEEEICEMETRDSESSVPEIDPASEEMSEGGEEEIPEMKTRVSESSVPEIDPAIEDLGEKIEEEISDLETREETRVSESSESEESGEKGDEEVVEMETEEEIINVWGSKGVRKKRSVVLEASDSQGKEAKRSKKKTVDFDELPASMNMTKKERREYLDQLRAENQRLLRETRDAAFEPVPLVRKPISSVLEKIRLRKEEISKQFLSRKKSNSKDIDDGPYGEDVNDFEEVVIEEENEDVNLEFTSNQNPDGEDCLEDSAGPLGKSDSPTNKKAESNSTHQDPSLRSQTTNFGEELLEKTSTRSVEEVMAPPSVPANNLKRNPSPAPDNSEEAEYTKESYDPETHDSSPGDPVRKFIDEVAEEEDDSDNDLLRFEDDDDDEEEDEEDDDLRDMIASQFKEDPSDKYKRNELHQKWLEQQDAAGTEKLLHKLKRGLQQDETSLFEDEDDDADGEEMAEEAADDEEVTKPEASEDENEEDPSHATSMRMRIKKIKEMIPLMFTDKDDVYVSSDDEETEKKLIQQRLYKKRLEQKAKLSSSTGNENSEEILRHIKKPEIGKKAKTSFKDRALMGINKNPAASKSSFLGKLTKSSISEGSRKRGSNVVRGYIFERDDSNSKSLNSVPEEPSVPETLQIVQEKSRPRRAPAKFTASQSQERSTTSQATTVEEEKSTRQRTTLYEILKMSSKKTSFTTGETVISSSHTESIFAAFKLDTKPVKSNPQR
- the LOC106296730 gene encoding DNA ligase 1 isoform X1, yielding MVTDKQLSPIGGSSVPVPNRMLRLLKKATSISDLCPGSREADGEDLEKDGIEKDEMRSDLEGLGVEEGVNARKALDFDSVPELSPVIEDLGEKSEEAISEMETREETRVSEIDSASEESGEKIEEEICEMETRDSESSVPEIDPASEEMSEGGEEEIPEMKTRVSESSVPEIDPAIEDLGEKIEEEISDLETREETRVSESSESEESGEKGDEEVVEMETEEEIINVWGSKGVRKKRSVVLEASDSQGKEAKRSKKKTVDFDELPASMNMTKKERREYLDQLRAENQRLLRETRDAAFEPVPLVRKPISSVLEKIRLRKEEISKQFLSRKKSNSKDIDDGPYGEDVNDFEEVVIEEENEDVNLEFTSNQNPDGEDCLEDSAGPLGKSDSPTNKKAESNSTHQDPSLRSQTTNFGEELLEKTSTRSVEEVMAPPSVPANNLKRNPSPAPDNSEEAEYTKESYDPETHDSSPGDPVRKFIDEVAEEEDDSDNDLLRFEDDDDDEEEDEEDDDLRDMIASQFKEDPSDKYKRNELHQKWLEQQDAAGTEKLLHKLKRGLQQDETSLFEDEDDDADGEEMAEEAADDEEVTKPEASEDENEEDPSHATSMRMRIKKIKEMIPLMFTDKDDVYVSSDDEETEKKLIQQRLYKKRLEQKAKLSSSTGNENSEEILRHIKKPEIGKKAKTSFKDRALMGINKNPAASKSSFLGKLTKSSISEGSRKRGSNVVRGYIFERDDSNSKSLNSVPEEPSVPETLQIVQEKSRPRRAPAKFTASQSQERSTTSQATTVEEEKSTRQRTTLYEILKMSSKKTSFTTGETVISSSHTESIFAAFKLDTKPVKSNPQGQR
- the LOC106296730 gene encoding DNA ligase 1 isoform X5, which translates into the protein MVTDKQLSPIGGSSVPVPNRMLRLLKKATSISDLCPGSREADGEDLEKDGIEKDEMRSDLEGLGVEEGVNARKALDFDSVPELSPVIEDLGEKSEEAISEMETREETRVSEIDSASEESGEKIEEEICEMETRDSESSVPEIDPASEEMSEGGEEEIPEMKTRVSESSVPEIDPAIEDLGEKIEEEISDLETREETRVSESSESEESGEKGDEEVVEMETEEEIINVWGSKGVRKKRSVVLEASDSQGKEAKRSKKKTVDFDELPASMNMTKKERREYLDQLRAENQRLLRETRDAAFEPVPLVRKPISSVLEKIRLRKEEISKQFLSRKKSNSKDIDDGPYGEDVNDFEEVVIEEENEDVNLEFTSNQNPDGEDCLEDSAGPLGKSDSPTNKKAESNSTHQDPSLRSQTTNFGEELLEKTSTRSVEEVMAPPSVPANNLKRNPSPAPDNSEEAEYTKESYDPETHDSSPGDPVRKFIDEVAEEEDDSDNDLLRFEDDDDDEEEDEEDDDLRDMIASQFKEDPSDKYKRNELHQKWLEQQDAAGTEKLLHKLKRGLQQDETSLFEDEDDDADGEEMAEEAADDEEVTKPEASEDENEEDPSHATSMRMRIKKIKEMIPLMFTDKDDVYVSSDDEETEKKLIQQRLYKKRLEQKAKLSSSTGNENSEEILRHIKKPEIGKKAKTSFKDRALMGINKNPAASKSSFLGKLTKSSISEGSRKRGSNVVRGYIFERDDSNSKSLNSVPEEPSVPETLQIVQEKSRPRRAPAKFTASQSQERSTTSQATTVEEEKSTRQRTTLYEILKMSSKKTSFTTGETVISSSHTESIFAAFKLDTKPR
- the LOC106296730 gene encoding DNA ligase 1 isoform X4 encodes the protein MVTDKQLSPIGGSSVPVPNRMLRLLKKATSISDLCPGSREADGEDLEKDGIEKDEMRSDLEGLGVEEGVNARKALDFDSVPELSPVIEDLGEKSEEAISEMETREETRVSEIDSASEESGEKIEEEICEMETRDSESSVPEIDPASEEMSEGGEEEIPEMKTRVSESSVPEIDPAIEDLGEKIEEEISDLETREETRVSESSESEESGEKGDEEVVEMETEEEIINVWGSKGVRKKRSVVLEASDSQGKEAKRSKKKTVDFDELPASMNMTKKERREYLDQLRAENQRLLRETRDAAFEPVPLVRKPISSVLEKIRLRKEEISKQFLSRKKSNSKDIDDGPYGEDVNDFEEVVIEEENEDVNLEFTSNQNPDGEDCLEDSAGPLGKSDSPTNKKAESNSTHQDPSLRSQTTNFGEELLEKTSTRSVEEVMAPPSVPANNLKRNPSPAPDNSEEAEYTKESYDPETHDSSPGDPVRKFIDEVAEEEDDSDNDLLRFEDDDDDEEEDEEDDDLRDMIASQFKEDPSDKYKRNELHQKWLEQQDAAGTEKLLHKLKRGLQQDETSLFEDEDDDADGEEMAEEAADDEEVTKPEASEDENEEDPSHATSMRMRIKKIKEMIPLMFTDKDDVYVSSDDEETEKKLIQQRLYKKRLEQKAKLSSSTGNENSEEILRHIKKPEIGKKAKTSFKDRALMGINKNPAASKSSFLGKLTKSSISEGSRKRGSNVVRGYIFERDDSNSKSLNSVPEEPSVPETLQIVQEKSRPRRAPAKFTASQSQERSTTSQATTVEEEKSTRQRTTLYEILKMSSKKTSFTTGETVISSSHTESIFAAFKLDTKPGQR
- the LOC106296730 gene encoding DNA ligase 1 isoform X3 — its product is MVTDKQLSPIGGSSVPVPNRMLRLLKKATSISDLCPGSREADGEDLEKDGIEKDEMRSDLEGLGVEEGVNARKALDFDSVPELSPVIEDLGEKSEEAISEMETREETRVSEIDSASEESGEKIEEEICEMETRDSESSVPEIDPASEEMSEGGEEEIPEMKTRVSESSVPEIDPAIEDLGEKIEEEISDLETREETRVSESSESEESGEKGDEEVVEMETEEEIINVWGSKGVRKKRSVVLEASDSQGKEAKRSKKKTVDFDELPASMNMTKKERREYLDQLRAENQRLLRETRDAAFEPVPLVRKPISSVLEKIRLRKEEISKQFLSRKKSNSKDIDDGPYGEDVNDFEEVVIEEENEDVNLEFTSNQNPDGEDCLEDSAGPLGKSDSPTNKKAESNSTHQDPSLRSQTTNFGEELLEKTSTRSVEEVMAPPSVPANNLKRNPSPAPDNSEEAEYTKESYDPETHDSSPGDPVRKFIDEVAEEEDDSDNDLLRFEDDDDDEEEDEEDDDLRDMIASQFKEDPSDKYKRNELHQKWLEQQDAAGTEKLLHKLKRGLQQDETSLFEDEDDDADGEEMAEEAADDEEVTKPEASEDENEEDPSHATSMRMRIKKIKEMIPLMFTDKDDVYVSSDDEETEKKLIQQRLYKKRLEQKAKLSSSTGNENSEEILRHIKKPEIGKKAKTSFKDRALMGINKNPAASKSSFLGKLTKSSISEGSRKRGSNVVRGYIFERDDSNSKSLNSVPEEPSVPETIVQEKSRPRRAPAKFTASQSQERSTTSQATTVEEEKSTRQRTTLYEILKMSSKKTSFTTGETVISSSHTESIFAAFKLDTKPVKSNPQGQR